From Phocoena phocoena chromosome 16, mPhoPho1.1, whole genome shotgun sequence, a single genomic window includes:
- the HIF1AN gene encoding hypoxia-inducible factor 1-alpha inhibitor gives MAATAAEAAASGSGEPREEAEAPGPAWDESQLRSYTFPTRPIPRLSQSDPRAEELIENEEPVVLTDTNLVYPALKWDLEYLQENIGNGDFSVYSASTHKFLYYDEKKMANFQNFKPRSNREEMKFHEFVEKLQDIQERGGEERLYLQQTLNDTVGRKIVMDFLGFNWNWINKQQGKRGWGQLTSNLLLIGMEGNVTPAHYDEQQNFFAQIKGYKRCILFPPDQFECLYPYPVHHPCDRQSQVDFDNPDYERFPNFQNVVGYETVVGPGDVLYIPMYWWHHIESLLNGGITITVNFWYKGAPTPKRIEYPLKAHQKVAIMRNIEKMLGEALGNPQEVGPLLNTMIKGRYN, from the exons ATGGCGGCGACTGCGGCTGAGGCTGCGGCCTCGGGCTCTGGAGAACCCCGGGAAGAGGCTGAAGCCCCCGGCCCCGCCTGGGATGAGTCCCAACTGCGCAGTTATACCTTCCCGACCCGGCCCATCCCGCGTCTGAGTCAGAGCGACCCCCGGGCGGAGGAGCTCATCGAGAATGAG GAGCCTGTGGTGCTGACCGACACAAATCTTGTGTATCCTGCCCTAAAATGGGACCTTGAATACCTGCAAGAAAATATTGGCAATGGAGACTTCTCTGTGTACAGTGCCAGCACCCACAAGTTTTTGTACTATGATGAGAAGAAGATGGCTAATTTCCAGAACTTTAAGCCGAGGTCCAATAGGGAAGAAATGAAATTCCATGAGTTTGTTGAGAAACTGCAGGATATTCAGGAGCGAGGAGGTGAAGAGAG GTTGTATCTGCAGCAAACACTCAATGACACTGTGGGCAGGAAGATTGTCATGGACTTCTTGGGTTTTAACTGGAACTGGATTAATAAGCAACAGGGAAAGCGTGGCTGGGGGCAGCTGACCTCTAACCTGCTGCTTATTGGCATGGAAG GAAATGTGACACCTGCTCACTATGATGAGCAACAGAACTTCTTTGCTCAGATAAAAGGCTACAAGCGATGCATTTTGTTCCCTCCGGATCAGTTTGAGTGCCTCTACCCATATCCTGTTCATCATCCATGTGACAGACAGAGCCAG GTGGACTTTGACAATCCTGACTACGAGAGGTTCCCCAATTTCCAGAACGTGGTTGGTTACGAAACAGTGGTTGGCCCTGGTGATGTTCTTTACATCCCAATGTACTG GTGGCATCACATAGAGTCATTACTAAATGGGGGGATTACCATCACTGTGAACTTCTGGTATAAG GGGGCCCCCACCCCTAAGAGAATTGAATATCCTCTCAAAGCCCATCAGAAAGTGGCCATAATGAGAAACATTGAGAAGATGCTTGGAGAGGCCTTGGGGAACCCACAAGAG GTGGGGCCCTTGTTGAACACAATGATCAAGGGCCGATACAACTAG